One Streptomyces sp. NBC_00102 DNA segment encodes these proteins:
- a CDS encoding molybdopterin molybdotransferase MoeA, translating into MTGREPLPASEAPTVRIHRPGAPEDLFVLPELDDCPVPVRKTSSAEDERAVEQALALANRFPPHETSRHDVAPPVGGERAGRSEGPASPDTAKAAAPAPAQSVRDRDRTAAPAHHSPVTSWERARALAARAGRRSSQAAIRLPLDRSPGHVLAEGLVALTDLPSFDTSAMDGWAVTGPGPWHFREGSGLLAGDGGLGRLPDGEAVRIATGARMPAEATAVIRSEHAEVDEAKGMLHARRAVVPGQDIRPRAQECRTGEHLLAPGTLVTPAVLGLAAAAGYDALVVVPRPRVEVLVLGDELLTSGLPHGGRIRDALGPMLGPWLRAAGADLADPRCLGDDPEALRHALTTTDADLVLTTGGTAAGPVDHVHPILSAIGAELLVDGVAVRPGHPMLLARLAPDGPCLVGLPGNPLAAVSGLLTLALPLLGGLAGRVAPEPYRALVQDAVQGHPHDTRLVPVAHRSGRGGGRDRVVPLRYNGPAMLRGIATADGMAVVPPGGVRPGAEVEILDLPWA; encoded by the coding sequence GTGACCGGCCGGGAGCCGTTGCCGGCCTCGGAGGCCCCGACCGTGCGGATCCACCGCCCGGGAGCGCCGGAGGACCTCTTCGTGCTTCCGGAACTGGACGACTGCCCCGTGCCGGTGCGGAAGACCTCGTCCGCGGAGGACGAGCGCGCCGTGGAGCAGGCGTTGGCCCTGGCCAACCGCTTTCCTCCGCACGAGACGTCGCGCCACGACGTCGCGCCCCCGGTGGGCGGGGAGCGTGCAGGCCGTTCCGAGGGGCCGGCCTCCCCGGATACCGCGAAGGCCGCGGCACCGGCACCCGCCCAGTCGGTACGAGACCGTGACCGTACGGCCGCACCCGCACACCATTCCCCCGTCACCTCCTGGGAGCGGGCCAGGGCGCTGGCCGCGCGAGCCGGCCGGAGGTCCTCGCAGGCCGCGATCCGGCTGCCGCTCGACCGCTCTCCGGGCCATGTACTCGCCGAGGGGCTCGTGGCGTTGACCGACCTGCCGTCCTTCGACACCTCGGCCATGGACGGCTGGGCCGTCACCGGCCCGGGCCCCTGGCACTTCCGCGAGGGCTCGGGGCTCCTCGCGGGGGACGGCGGTCTGGGCCGGCTGCCGGACGGCGAGGCGGTACGGATCGCCACGGGCGCCCGTATGCCGGCGGAGGCGACGGCGGTCATCCGCTCGGAACACGCCGAGGTGGACGAGGCCAAGGGGATGCTGCACGCCCGGCGTGCGGTCGTCCCCGGCCAGGACATCCGGCCGCGCGCGCAGGAGTGCCGGACCGGCGAGCACCTGCTGGCGCCGGGAACCCTGGTGACTCCCGCGGTGCTCGGTCTGGCCGCGGCCGCCGGGTACGACGCGCTCGTCGTCGTACCGCGTCCCCGGGTGGAGGTGCTGGTGCTCGGCGACGAACTGCTCACCTCGGGGCTCCCCCACGGCGGTCGCATCCGCGATGCGCTCGGGCCCATGCTCGGCCCGTGGCTGCGGGCGGCCGGTGCCGACCTCGCCGATCCCCGCTGCCTCGGCGACGATCCGGAGGCCTTGCGGCACGCGCTCACCACCACCGACGCCGACCTGGTCCTGACGACCGGCGGTACGGCGGCGGGCCCGGTCGACCATGTGCACCCGATCCTCTCCGCGATCGGCGCCGAACTGCTGGTGGACGGGGTGGCGGTACGCCCGGGCCATCCGATGCTGCTGGCCCGACTGGCGCCGGACGGTCCCTGTCTGGTGGGGCTGCCGGGCAACCCGCTCGCCGCGGTCTCCGGACTCCTCACGCTCGCCCTTCCGCTGCTCGGCGGCCTCGCGGGGCGCGTCGCGCCGGAGCCGTACCGGGCGCTCGTCCAGGACGCGGTGCAGGGCCACCCGCACGACACCCGGCTGGTGCCCGTGGCGCATCGGTCGGGGCGCGGCGGCGGCAGGGACCGCGTCGTACCGCTGCGGTACAACGGCCCCGCGATGCTGCGGGGGATCGCCACCGCCGACGGGATGGCGGTGGTCCCGCCGGGCGGGGTGCGCCCCGGTGCCGAGGTGGAGATCCTCGATCTGCCCTGGGCCTAG
- a CDS encoding TrkA family potassium uptake protein: MNDENQPAARTGRFSILRSLWHRSRSDARDDSEASRAITMPTQGALPPLQQVLRRLTMALLVLAVTVVIVWSDRSGYNDTSDGSVDLLDAVYYATVTLSTTGYGDITPVSDGARLTNVLVITPLRVLFLIILVGTTLEVLTERTRQQVRIHRWRARTRDHVVVVGYGTKGRHAIESLLSTGIGKDKIVVVDPQQKAAHAAGDDGLVAVVGDATRSETLLKAEVPSASRVIIAPQRDETATLITLTARQLNKHATIVVAVREDENVPLLKQSGADTVVTSSSSAGRLLGVSMASPPVARTLEDLMTHGSGLDLGERAVTEEEIGRTPRDCADLIVAVLRNRKLLDYTDPTLTGLQREDRVITISRSGPPAH; encoded by the coding sequence GCGAGGCCAGTCGCGCCATCACCATGCCGACACAGGGCGCCCTGCCACCACTCCAACAGGTGCTCCGACGGCTGACGATGGCGCTGCTGGTGCTGGCGGTCACGGTGGTGATCGTCTGGTCCGACCGCTCCGGCTACAACGACACCTCCGACGGCAGCGTCGACCTGCTCGACGCGGTGTACTACGCGACCGTTACCCTCTCCACCACCGGTTACGGCGACATCACCCCCGTGAGCGACGGTGCCCGTCTCACGAACGTGCTGGTCATCACCCCTCTGCGCGTGCTCTTTCTGATCATCCTGGTCGGCACCACCCTTGAAGTTCTCACCGAACGGACCCGCCAGCAGGTACGCATCCACCGCTGGCGCGCGCGTACCCGCGACCACGTGGTGGTGGTCGGATACGGCACCAAGGGCCGGCACGCCATCGAGTCGCTGCTCTCCACGGGCATCGGCAAGGACAAGATCGTGGTGGTGGATCCGCAGCAGAAGGCCGCCCATGCGGCAGGCGACGACGGTCTGGTGGCCGTGGTCGGCGACGCCACCCGCTCCGAAACGCTGCTCAAGGCCGAGGTACCGAGCGCCAGTCGGGTGATCATCGCCCCGCAGCGCGACGAGACGGCCACCCTGATCACCCTCACCGCCCGGCAGCTCAACAAGCACGCCACCATCGTCGTCGCGGTCCGGGAGGACGAGAACGTACCGCTGCTCAAGCAGAGCGGCGCGGACACCGTGGTCACCAGTTCCAGCTCGGCCGGGCGTCTGCTCGGGGTGTCGATGGCCAGCCCCCCGGTGGCCAGGACGCTGGAGGATCTGATGACCCACGGCAGCGGGCTGGACCTCGGGGAGCGCGCGGTGACCGAGGAGGAGATCGGCCGCACACCGCGCGACTGCGCCGATCTGATCGTCGCGGTGCTCCGTAACAGGAAGTTGCTCGACTACACGGACCCCACGCTCACCGGCCTGCAGCGCGAGGACCGTGTCATCACCATCAGCCGGTCAGGACCGCCCGCCCACTGA